The Hymenobacter sp. 5317J-9 genome has a window encoding:
- the meaB gene encoding methylmalonyl Co-A mutase-associated GTPase MeaB, with amino-acid sequence MPPKRLSAAEYAAGILAGSRTVLGRAITLVESTLPADQLLGQEVLQALLPHTGRSLRVGITGVPGVGKSTFIEALGRYLVETQGKKLAVLAVDPSSQRGGGSILGDKTRMPWLSAHAAAFVRPSPAGSSLGGVARATREAMLLCEAAGHDVIFVETVGVGQSETAVHGMVDFFLLLLLAGAGDELQGMKRGIMEMADALCITKADQGNEQAARRAKVDYQSALHLFPAAPSGQVPPVLLTSAVSGTGLAEVWQAIETYAAATQPSGYFQRRRQQQQLQWLHQSIAQELETRFYADAAVRARLPALQADVAAGRVTPFAAATELLDLTGGGAGPTSPR; translated from the coding sequence TTGCCTCCCAAACGTCTTTCCGCCGCCGAATACGCCGCTGGCATCCTGGCCGGCTCCCGCACGGTGCTGGGCCGCGCCATCACGCTGGTCGAAAGCACCTTACCCGCCGACCAGCTCCTGGGCCAGGAGGTGCTGCAGGCCCTGCTGCCGCACACCGGGCGCAGCCTGCGCGTGGGCATCACGGGCGTGCCGGGCGTGGGCAAAAGCACGTTCATTGAGGCGCTAGGACGTTATTTGGTCGAAACCCAAGGCAAAAAACTGGCCGTGCTGGCCGTGGACCCCAGCAGCCAGCGCGGCGGCGGCAGCATTCTGGGCGATAAGACCCGCATGCCCTGGCTGTCGGCGCACGCGGCTGCGTTCGTTCGGCCCTCTCCGGCCGGCAGCAGTTTGGGCGGCGTGGCCCGCGCCACCCGCGAGGCCATGCTGCTGTGCGAAGCCGCCGGCCACGACGTCATTTTCGTCGAAACCGTGGGCGTGGGCCAGTCCGAAACCGCCGTGCACGGCATGGTCGATTTTTTCCTGCTGCTGCTGCTGGCCGGCGCCGGCGACGAGCTGCAGGGCATGAAGCGCGGCATCATGGAAATGGCCGACGCCTTGTGCATCACCAAAGCCGACCAAGGCAACGAGCAAGCCGCCCGCCGCGCCAAAGTCGATTACCAGAGCGCGCTGCACCTGTTTCCGGCGGCGCCATCGGGGCAGGTGCCGCCGGTGCTGCTCACCTCGGCCGTGAGCGGCACCGGGCTGGCCGAGGTGTGGCAGGCCATCGAAACCTACGCCGCGGCCACGCAGCCATCGGGCTACTTCCAGCGGCGGCGCCAACAGCAGCAGCTGCAGTGGCTGCACCAAAGCATCGCCCAAGAACTGGAAACGCGCTTTTACGCCGATGCCGCCGTGCGCGCCCGCCTGCCGGCCCTGCAAGCCGACGTGGCCGCCGGAAGGGTAACCCCCTTCGCAGCGGCCACGGAGCTGCTGGACCTGACGGGCGGCGGCGCGGGCCCTACATCCCCGCGCTAG
- a CDS encoding DUF5723 family protein, with protein sequence MKASFHHLLLALGLALPGTAMAQTELGNFSAVGRGGVINTFAQGYQAIGINPANLGRSGAPLVSFTLAEFGAGAASRTLTKDIFKNIITSDSQPLTPGQRTELVNALSGPDVLNVNLDGTTLGLAVNLPNGLGGIAISNRLRNSLHLGLNPNAADILVNGQNAAIVKQYYPTPNTGTTPTPTNPNAPLVSTVLDGTSIQLASTSEYSISYGVEVLSKDALHVSVGAGYRYIQGLGIVDVRAESGSLYAFTALSPVFDIDYGALSANPNFNSVRESGLFKSVGSGNGFDLGVAVEVGKGLRFGASVTDLGNMTWTGNVVTANDQRLQQLQSQGATTYDIFSSLADQFDTDKQTLFTYEAAKERKAALPSKFRFGAGMRVSNLLEVGLDVTTPLNKVAGNLTAPFVGLGVDFKPVSGIRLSSGVSAGAGYGTNLPLGVTFVTSVWEAGISTRDVLGLYSDKSPYYSVATGILRFRFGGNKEEQ encoded by the coding sequence ATGAAAGCATCTTTCCACCACTTGTTGCTGGCCCTGGGGCTGGCCTTGCCGGGCACCGCCATGGCCCAAACCGAATTGGGTAATTTCTCGGCCGTGGGCCGGGGCGGGGTCATCAACACCTTTGCGCAGGGCTATCAGGCCATCGGCATCAACCCCGCCAACCTGGGCCGGTCCGGGGCGCCGCTCGTGTCGTTCACCCTCGCCGAGTTTGGGGCGGGCGCCGCGTCACGCACCCTGACCAAAGACATTTTTAAAAATATCATCACCAGCGACAGCCAGCCGCTCACACCCGGCCAGCGCACCGAGCTGGTGAATGCCCTCTCGGGGCCCGACGTGCTCAATGTGAACCTCGACGGCACCACGCTGGGACTGGCGGTGAACCTGCCCAATGGCCTGGGCGGCATTGCCATCAGCAACCGCCTGCGCAACAGCCTGCACCTGGGGCTGAACCCGAACGCGGCCGACATTCTGGTGAACGGCCAGAACGCGGCCATCGTGAAGCAGTATTACCCCACGCCCAACACCGGCACTACGCCCACGCCCACTAACCCCAACGCCCCGCTGGTGTCGACGGTGCTCGACGGCACGTCCATTCAGCTGGCGTCGACCAGCGAATACAGCATTTCCTACGGCGTGGAGGTGCTGAGCAAAGACGCCTTGCACGTGTCGGTGGGGGCGGGCTACCGCTACATTCAGGGGCTGGGCATTGTGGACGTGCGCGCCGAAAGTGGCAGCCTCTACGCCTTCACGGCCCTGTCGCCGGTGTTTGATATTGATTACGGCGCTTTGTCGGCCAACCCCAACTTCAACAGCGTGCGGGAGTCGGGCCTGTTCAAATCGGTGGGCAGCGGCAATGGCTTCGATTTGGGCGTGGCCGTGGAAGTGGGCAAGGGCCTGCGTTTCGGGGCTTCGGTCACCGACCTCGGCAACATGACCTGGACGGGCAACGTGGTGACAGCCAACGACCAGCGGCTGCAGCAGCTGCAGTCGCAGGGCGCCACCACCTACGACATTTTCAGCAGCCTCGCCGACCAGTTCGACACCGACAAGCAAACCCTGTTCACCTACGAAGCGGCCAAGGAGCGCAAGGCTGCCCTGCCGAGCAAGTTCCGCTTCGGGGCGGGCATGCGCGTGAGCAACCTGCTGGAAGTGGGCCTCGACGTGACCACGCCCCTCAACAAAGTGGCCGGCAACCTCACCGCCCCCTTCGTGGGCCTGGGCGTCGACTTCAAGCCCGTGAGTGGTATACGGCTGAGCAGCGGCGTGAGCGCCGGCGCCGGCTACGGCACCAACCTGCCCCTGGGCGTCACGTTCGTAACCTCGGTGTGGGAGGCTGGCATCAGCACGCGCGACGTGCTGGGGCTGTACAGCGACAAGTCGCCGTACTACTCAGTGGCAACGGGCATCCTGCGCTTCCGCTTTGGCGGCAACAAGGAAGAGCAGTAG
- a CDS encoding S8 family serine peptidase: protein MAFATRSSYSHLALLGLLTLTAFSSRAQTGEAMRRWQHLDLQADGVPGISADRAYRELLANRTPAPVLVAVIDSGIDSTHQDLKPILWRKPSEVAGNGLDDDKNGYVDDVRGWNFLGGKDGQNIAVETLEQTRIVAQYRAQFEGAKRKKLSPEDQAKFDQYLRAKKSFEKDLDAENKELAYLKEAFASNTFSFQKIKQALNVEVLDTAVLRRAMVTRPDVPSAPSLYAFLRRNQFDSADEALKSLNHALERSRNRVEKSLNPAYDPRPLVGDDVNNLTETGYGNPDSQGPDASHGTHCAGIIAGVRGNQLGADGVAPATVRIMSVRSTPSGDERDKDVANAIRYAVDNGAQIISMSFGKDFSPNKELVDAAMQYADQKGVLLVHAAGNSSLNTDKEQNFPSYRYLNGQDIPNQLTVGASSRLNTPALTATFSNYGQQTVDLFAPGVDIYSSTPANTYSTFSGTSMAAPVVAGVAAVLKAYFPQLTATQLKQVIMQSAVPYHTQVYKPGTKQLVDFATLSRTGGIVNLYEAVKLADKMTTLK, encoded by the coding sequence ATGGCGTTTGCTACTCGTTCGTCCTATTCTCACTTGGCCCTGCTGGGCCTGCTCACGCTCACGGCCTTTAGCAGCCGCGCCCAGACCGGCGAAGCCATGCGCCGCTGGCAGCACCTCGACCTGCAGGCCGACGGCGTGCCCGGCATCAGCGCCGACCGCGCCTACCGGGAACTGCTGGCCAACCGCACCCCCGCGCCGGTGCTCGTGGCCGTCATTGACTCGGGCATCGACTCGACCCACCAGGACCTGAAGCCCATCTTGTGGCGCAAGCCCTCCGAAGTGGCCGGCAACGGCCTCGACGACGACAAAAACGGCTACGTGGACGACGTGCGCGGCTGGAACTTCCTCGGCGGCAAAGACGGCCAGAACATTGCCGTGGAAACGCTGGAGCAAACGCGCATCGTGGCGCAGTACCGGGCCCAGTTTGAAGGCGCCAAGCGCAAAAAGCTCTCGCCCGAAGACCAGGCGAAATTCGACCAGTACCTGCGGGCCAAAAAGTCCTTTGAGAAAGACCTGGACGCCGAAAACAAGGAGTTGGCCTACCTGAAGGAGGCCTTCGCCAGCAACACGTTTTCCTTTCAGAAAATAAAGCAGGCCCTGAACGTGGAGGTGCTGGACACGGCCGTGCTGCGGCGGGCCATGGTAACGCGGCCCGACGTGCCGAGCGCGCCGTCGCTGTACGCCTTTTTGCGGCGTAACCAGTTCGACAGTGCCGACGAGGCGCTGAAGTCGCTGAACCATGCATTGGAACGCTCTCGCAACCGCGTCGAAAAAAGCCTCAACCCGGCCTACGACCCGCGCCCGCTGGTGGGCGACGACGTGAACAACCTCACCGAAACCGGCTACGGCAACCCCGACTCGCAGGGGCCCGACGCCAGCCACGGCACGCACTGCGCGGGCATCATTGCGGGGGTGCGCGGCAACCAGCTCGGGGCCGACGGCGTGGCCCCGGCCACGGTGCGCATCATGAGCGTGCGCTCCACGCCCAGCGGCGACGAGCGCGACAAGGACGTGGCCAACGCCATTCGCTACGCCGTCGACAACGGCGCACAGATTATCAGCATGAGCTTCGGCAAGGACTTTTCGCCGAATAAGGAGCTGGTGGACGCGGCCATGCAGTATGCCGACCAGAAGGGCGTGCTGCTGGTGCACGCCGCCGGCAACAGCAGCCTCAACACCGACAAGGAGCAGAACTTCCCCTCCTACCGCTACCTCAACGGCCAGGACATTCCGAACCAGCTGACCGTGGGCGCCAGCAGCCGCCTCAACACCCCGGCCCTGACGGCCACCTTCTCCAACTACGGCCAGCAGACGGTGGACCTGTTTGCGCCGGGCGTGGATATTTATTCCTCCACGCCGGCCAACACCTACTCCACCTTCAGCGGCACGAGCATGGCGGCGCCGGTGGTGGCTGGGGTGGCGGCGGTGCTCAAGGCCTACTTTCCGCAGCTCACCGCCACGCAGCTCAAGCAGGTCATCATGCAGTCGGCGGTGCCGTACCACACGCAGGTGTACAAGCCCGGCACCAAGCAGCTGGTCGATTTTGCCACGCTCTCGCGCACCGGCGGCATCGTGAACCTCTACGAAGCCGTGAAGCTGGCTGATAAAATGACGACCCTGAAATAA
- a CDS encoding DUF5916 domain-containing protein, translated as MLRFLLCGWLVLWGGVALGQEKPAPAATSATTPAPKRQLQAMRISTPPKLDGVLDEAVWQSAPVATQFTELEPTPGRPEKYPTEVRVLYDDNAIYVGATMHDMAQDSILRELSNRDNIGNSDWFGVFVDTYNDHLNGYEFIVTSGGVQVDMRQSPANGEDGSWNAVWDSRTALHGTDWVAELRIPYSAIRFSKAPEQVWGLNFGRQRRASRQKFFWNEVKPQVSGFVNQWGELTGLKDLKPPLRLSLTPYVSAYVNHYPFNEQGKQNTTTSFNGGADVKWGINESFTLDATLVPDFGQVQSDNQVLNLSPFEVQYNENRAFFTEGTELFNKGNLFYSRRVGATPIGFGGVSGQLRTGARQLDGSRTGGEFIVQNPGVTRLLNATKVSGRTSKGLGIGVFNAISNDVYATVQDSTSGARRDVLTQPFSNYNIVVLDQSLKNNSYVSLINTNVTRAGQTYDANVTSALFRLANQKNTYAVNGGVVYSNRRGKVFGRNEEVADRDGYKYYVGFNKISGNFTWGADHGIESHSYNPNDLGLLFGNNNISQSLYANYRIYKPFWKVNRLSTYASLSYSLLEQPALYQDLGFYAGGNTTFTKKFLSVGVDFSAIPTTRDYYDPRRAPLGRYYVRKPANTGLSGFISSDYRKKFAYDISGGVRLFAADGNRTGRYSMSLTLSPRYRVNNQLSFIYALSMERNQNQIGYAGGLDGSLPYDNGFLTSFGGDAGDVLLGRRNVTTFTNTASGTYTFTNRMSFNIRLRHYVSNVHYRDFSRLHPDGLETPEPAYARNRDNTFNAFNIDAVYSWWFAPGSQVSIVWKNASASFFEANAATPLYFDNLNNTINTPHNNNVSIKVLYYLDYLALRPRRS; from the coding sequence ATGCTTCGTTTTTTACTGTGTGGTTGGTTGGTGTTGTGGGGGGGCGTTGCTCTGGGCCAGGAAAAACCAGCGCCGGCTGCTACCTCGGCCACTACCCCCGCGCCCAAGCGCCAGTTGCAGGCCATGCGCATCAGCACCCCGCCCAAGCTCGACGGCGTGCTCGACGAGGCCGTGTGGCAGTCGGCACCCGTGGCCACGCAGTTTACCGAGCTGGAACCCACGCCGGGCCGCCCCGAAAAATACCCCACCGAGGTGCGCGTGCTCTACGACGACAACGCCATTTACGTGGGCGCCACGATGCACGACATGGCGCAGGACTCGATTTTGCGCGAGCTCAGCAACCGCGACAACATTGGCAATTCGGACTGGTTCGGGGTGTTTGTGGATACGTATAATGACCACCTCAACGGCTACGAGTTCATCGTGACCTCGGGCGGGGTGCAGGTTGACATGCGCCAGTCGCCGGCCAACGGCGAAGATGGCTCCTGGAACGCCGTGTGGGACTCGCGCACCGCCCTGCACGGCACCGACTGGGTAGCCGAGCTGCGCATTCCGTACTCCGCCATTCGCTTCAGCAAAGCCCCGGAGCAGGTGTGGGGGCTCAATTTTGGGCGGCAGCGGCGGGCCAGCCGGCAGAAGTTTTTCTGGAACGAGGTGAAGCCCCAGGTGAGCGGCTTTGTGAACCAGTGGGGCGAGCTGACCGGGCTGAAGGACCTGAAGCCGCCGCTGCGCCTCTCGCTCACGCCCTACGTGAGCGCCTACGTCAACCATTACCCCTTCAACGAGCAGGGCAAGCAGAACACCACCACCAGCTTCAACGGCGGGGCCGACGTGAAGTGGGGCATCAACGAAAGCTTCACCCTCGATGCCACGCTGGTGCCCGACTTCGGGCAGGTGCAGAGCGACAACCAGGTGCTCAACCTCTCGCCCTTCGAGGTGCAGTACAACGAAAACCGGGCGTTTTTCACCGAAGGCACCGAGCTGTTCAACAAAGGCAATCTGTTTTATTCCCGAAGGGTAGGGGCCACGCCCATTGGCTTTGGTGGCGTGAGCGGGCAGCTGCGCACCGGTGCCCGGCAGTTGGACGGCAGCCGCACGGGCGGCGAATTCATTGTGCAGAACCCGGGCGTGACGCGCCTGCTCAATGCCACCAAGGTATCGGGCCGTACCAGCAAGGGGCTGGGCATTGGCGTGTTCAATGCCATCAGCAACGACGTGTACGCCACGGTGCAGGACAGCACCAGCGGCGCCCGCCGCGACGTGCTGACCCAGCCGTTTTCTAACTACAACATCGTGGTGCTGGACCAGAGCCTAAAGAATAATTCCTACGTCTCGCTCATCAACACCAACGTGACGCGCGCCGGCCAGACCTACGACGCCAACGTGACCAGTGCTTTGTTTCGCCTCGCCAACCAGAAGAATACCTACGCCGTGAACGGGGGCGTGGTGTATTCGAACCGCCGCGGCAAGGTCTTTGGCCGCAACGAGGAAGTAGCTGACCGCGACGGCTACAAGTACTACGTGGGCTTCAACAAAATCTCGGGCAACTTCACCTGGGGCGCCGACCACGGCATCGAGTCGCACAGCTACAACCCCAACGACCTGGGCCTGCTCTTCGGCAACAACAACATCTCGCAGAGCCTCTACGCCAACTACCGCATCTACAAGCCGTTTTGGAAGGTGAACCGGCTGAGCACCTACGCCAGCCTGAGCTACTCGCTGCTGGAGCAACCCGCGCTGTACCAGGACCTGGGATTTTACGCGGGCGGCAACACCACCTTCACCAAGAAATTTCTCAGCGTGGGAGTCGATTTTTCGGCCATCCCCACCACCCGCGACTACTACGACCCGCGCCGCGCGCCCCTGGGCCGCTACTACGTGCGCAAGCCCGCCAACACCGGCCTGAGCGGCTTCATCTCTTCTGATTATCGCAAGAAATTCGCTTACGACATCAGTGGCGGTGTGCGGCTGTTTGCCGCCGACGGCAACCGTACCGGCCGCTACTCCATGTCGCTCACCCTGAGCCCGCGCTACCGCGTGAACAACCAGCTCAGCTTCATCTACGCGCTGAGCATGGAGCGCAACCAGAACCAGATTGGCTACGCCGGCGGCCTCGACGGCAGCCTGCCCTACGACAACGGCTTCCTCACCAGCTTCGGCGGCGATGCGGGCGACGTGCTGCTGGGCCGCCGCAATGTGACCACCTTCACCAATACGGCCTCCGGCACCTACACCTTCACCAACCGCATGTCGTTCAACATCCGGCTGCGCCACTACGTGAGCAACGTGCACTACCGCGACTTCTCGCGCCTGCACCCCGACGGCCTGGAAACGCCCGAGCCCGCCTACGCCCGCAACCGCGACAACACCTTCAACGCCTTCAACATCGACGCCGTGTACTCGTGGTGGTTTGCGCCGGGCTCGCAGGTCAGCATCGTGTGGAAAAACGCCAGCGCGTCTTTCTTTGAAGCCAACGCCGCCACCCCGCTCTACTTCGACAACCTGAACAACACCATCAACACGCCGCACAACAACAACGTGTCCATCAAGGTGCTGTACTACCTGGACTACCTGGCGCTGCGGCCCCGGCGCAGCTAG